From Amia ocellicauda isolate fAmiCal2 chromosome 12, fAmiCal2.hap1, whole genome shotgun sequence, a single genomic window includes:
- the ganabb gene encoding neutral alpha-glucosidase AB isoform X3 — protein sequence MMGCLFLAWLALCLALAQAVDRSNFKTCDQSAFCKRQRAVQPGQSPYRALLDTLQLTDSRLSLQLINDINKVHLLLELYGLQGNMTRIKINELKPLKPRYEVPDVLISDPPTRPLSMVSRDENGAVLALGPPGQRVIVSARPFRLDVMEGPQLLLSVNSRGLLVFEHLRERKDTLSHKISSTVGSMWDKMKSIFSSDTSKDALAGEGAEGADVPAKEGAEKDGEQEKDKDDEQPGMWEETFKTHTDSKPNGPTSISLDFSFPGVENVYGIPEHADNLKLKTTDGGDPYRLYNLDVFQYELYNPMALYGAVPVMLAHSPQRTMGIFWLNAAETWVDISSNTAGKTVFGQMLDYVQGASETPQTDVRWISESGIIDVFLLLGPRPADVFTQYASLTGTQALPPLFSLAYHQCRWNYNDQDDVRAVDAGFDEHDIPYDVIWLDIEHADGKRYFTWDPNKFPTPRDMLQGLEDKRRKMVAIVDPHIKVDTNYKIHNEIRSKNFYVKTKDGNDYEGWCWPGSAGYPDFTKPEMRAWWASMFSYDQYEGSMANLYTWNDMNEPSVFNGPEVTMHKDALHGPWEHRDLHNLYGLYVQMATTEGLVQRSGGVERPFVLTRAFFAGSQRFGAVWTGDNAAEWDHLKISLPMCLSLGLVGISFCGADVGGFFKSPSTELLVRWYQAGAYQPFIRAHAHLDTPRREPWLFGSENTALIREALRQRYALLPYWYTLFYSTHLSGHPVMRPLWVEYPDDATTFSMDDQYLLGRDMLVHPVTEEGSRSVTAYLPGKGEVWYDVHTFQKHKGAQNLYIPVTMSSIPVFQRGGSIIPRKDRVRRSSSCMTNDPYTLYVALSPQNTAEGELFVDDGHTFKYQTDSQYIHRKFIFANQSLTSQNADPKGQFSTPAWLERVVILGAQKPSAVTLHAADGSQSPLEFDFDAHTAVLTLRKPAVNVGADWTIVLR from the exons AT gaTGGGGTGTCTCTTCCTGGCGTGGCTTGCCCTCTGTCTGGCCCTGGCCCAGGCTGTGGATCGGAGCAACTTCAAGACCTGTGACCAGAGCGCCTTCTGCAA GCGTCAGAGGGCGGTGCAGCCAGGCCAGTCCCCTTACAGAGCCCTGCTGGACACTCTGCAGCTGACTGACAGCCGCCTCTCCCTGCAGCTCATCAATGACATCAACAAG GTGCACCTGCTGCTGGAGCTCTACGGGCTACAGGGGAATATGACCCGCATCAAGATCAACGAGCTCAAGCCCCTGAAGCCAAGATATGAGGTGCCGGACGTCCTGATCAGCGATCCACCCACCCGCCC GCTGTCCATGGTGTCCCGGGACGAGAATGGTGCGGTCCTGGCCCTGGGCCCGCCGGGGCAGCGGGTGATTGTCAGCGCCCGGCCCTTCCGGCTGGATGTCATGGAGGGGCCGCAGCTCCTTCTCAGCGTCAACTCCCGCGGCCTGCTGGTCTTCGAGCACCTGCGCGAGCGCAAGGACAC TCTCTCTCATAAAATTAGTAGCACGGTTGGTAGCATGTGGGATAAGATGAAGAGCATTTTCTCTAG CGACACTTCCAAGGACGCTCTGGCAGGTGAAGGGGCAGAGGGAGCTGACGTGCCCGCCAAGGAAGGAGCAGAGAag GATGGAGAGCAAGAAAAAGATAAGGATGATGAGCAGCCGGGCATGTGGGAGGAGACATTCAAGACTCACACTGACAGCAAACCCAATG GCCCCACTTCAATCAGCCTGGACTTCTCCTTTCCTGGCGTGGAGAATGTGTACGGCATCCCCGAGCACGCCGACAACCTCAAACTGAAGACCACAGA TGGAGGAGACCCGTACCGGCTGTACAATCTGGATGTGTTCCAGTACGAGCTCTACAACCCCATGGCTCTGTACGGCGCCGTGCCCGTCATGCTGGCCCACAGTCCACAGAGGACCATGGGCATCTTCTGGCTCAACGCGGCCGAGACCTGGGTGGACATCAGCTCCAACACAGCGGGCAAG ACAGTGTTTGGGCAGATGCTGGACTATGTTCAGGGTGCCAGTGAGACACCACAGACAGACGTGCGCTGGATCTCGGAGAGTGGCATCATTGACGTGTTCTTGCTGCTGGGCCCACGGCCCGCCGATGTCTTCACACAGTACGCCTCGCTCACAG GCACCCAGGCGCTGCCCCCCCTGTTCTCACTGGCCTATCACCAGTGCCGATGGAACTACAATGACCAGGACGACGTGCGGGCGGTGGACGCCGGCTTTGATGAGCACGACATCCCCTACGACGTTATCTGGCTGGACATAGAGCATGCAGATGGCAAGCGCTACTTCACCTGGGACCCCAACAAGTTCCCCACCCCCCGTGACATGCTGCAGGGCCTGGAGGACAAGAGGCGCAAG ATGGTGGCCATTGTTGACCCCCACATCAAGGTGGACACTAACTACAAGATCCACAACGAGATCCGCTCCAAAAACTTCTACGTCAAGACCAAGGACGGCAATGACTACGAGGGATGGTGCTGGCCAG GAAGCGCTGGCTATCCGGACTTTACCAAACCCGAGATGCGAGCCTGGTGGGCCAGTATGTTCTCCTACGACCAGTACGAG GGCTCCATGGCCAACCTGTACACCTGGAATGACATGAATGAGCCCTCGGTATTCAACGGGCCCGAGGTGACCATGCACAAGGACGCGCTGCACGGCCCATGGGAGCACCGCGACCTGCACAACCTCTACGGCCTCTATGTG CAAATGGCCACCACGGAGGGGCTGGTGCAGCGGTCGGGGGGCGTGGAGAGGCCCTTCGTCCTGACGCGTGCCTTCTTCGCCGGGTCCCAGCGCTTCG GTGCGGTGTGGACTGGGGACAACGCAGCGGAGTGGGACCACCTGAAGATCTCCCTGCCCATGTGTCTGAGTCTGGGCCTGGTGGGCATCTCCTTCTGTGGGG CGGATGTGGGCGGCTTCTTCAAGTCTCCCAGCACGGAGCTACTGGTGCGCTGGTACCAGGCAGGGGCGTACCAGCCCTTCATCCGGGCACACGCCCACCTGGACACACCCCGCCGCGAGCCCTGGCTGTTCGGGTCAGAGAACACGGCTCTGATCCGGGAAGCCCTGCGCCAGCGCTATGCCCTGCTGCCCTACTGGTACACCCTGTTCTACAGCACCCACCTCTCCGGACATCCCGTCATGAG GCCCCTGTGGGTGGAGTATCCTGATGATGCCACAACGTTTTCCATGGATGACCAGTACCTTCTAG GCAGGGACATGCTGGTGCACCCCGTCACCGAGGAAGGGTCCAGGAGTGTGACCGCCTACCTGCCAGGGAAGGGAGAG GTCTGGTATGACGTCCACACATTCCAGAAACACAAGGGAGCCCAGAACCTCTATATCCCGGTCACCATGAGCTCG ATCCCTGTGTTCCAGAGAGGCGGCTCCATCATCCCCAGGAAAGACCGTGTGCGCAGGTCGTCCTCCTGCATGACCAACGACCCCTACACCCTGTACGTCGCACTCAGCCCGCAG AACACGGCCGAAGGAGAGCTCTTTGTGGACGACGGACACACTTTCAAGTACCAGACGGACAGCCAGTACATCCACAGAAAGTTCATCTTCGCCAACCAGTCCCTGACCTCTCA GAATGCTGATCCAAAAGGGCAGTTCTCCACCCCAGCTTGGCTGGAGAGGGTGGTGATCCTGGGCGCTCAGAAACCCAGTGCCGTCACGCTGCACGCGGCAG ATGGCAGCCAGTCCCCCCTGGAGTTTGACTTCGACGCCCACACGGCCGTGCTCACGCTCCGCAAGCCGGCGGTGAACGTGGGGGCGGACTGGACCATAGTCCTGCGGTAA